In Oscillatoria acuminata PCC 6304, a single window of DNA contains:
- a CDS encoding ribulose bisphosphate carboxylase small subunit — MTYYIAPRFLNKLAVHITKNFLDLPGINAPLILGIHGHKGEGKSFQCELVFQRMKVQAIHLSAGELESPDAGDPSRLVRFRYREAADIITKHGKLAVLMINDIDAGAGRVDSGTQYTVNTQLVNATLMNIADNPTNVQLPGSYDSEPLPRVPIIVTGNDFGTLYAPLVRDGRMDKFYWEPNREDRLEIVNGIFTPDGLNRQQIEQLVSKFEGQSIDFFSALRASIYDEQILAFIEQTGFDKIGLKVANSTEKHSFIKPDFRLEHLIEKGEQMVKEQQHIQELRLVAAYNRSLAESHTAQRYGFMPGQPPASGNGIRQENSGFNAQPTASNGSPSVEVSRLQNPPQSATATLDLDAVKQIRQLVSQGYPIGIEHVDRRRFRTGSWQSCGCIQTGNESEAIASLESCLANYAGEYVRLFGIDANKRRVMETIIQRPD, encoded by the coding sequence ATGACTTATTATATCGCCCCCAGATTCCTTAACAAATTAGCAGTTCATATTACCAAAAATTTCCTCGATTTACCGGGCATTAACGCCCCGCTAATTTTAGGGATTCATGGTCACAAAGGAGAAGGAAAATCCTTCCAATGTGAATTAGTTTTCCAACGGATGAAAGTCCAAGCGATTCATTTATCCGCTGGGGAATTAGAAAGCCCAGATGCGGGGGACCCTTCTAGGTTAGTCCGCTTTAGGTATCGAGAAGCAGCGGATATTATTACCAAACATGGCAAATTAGCCGTGTTAATGATTAATGATATTGATGCCGGTGCCGGACGAGTGGATAGCGGAACCCAATATACCGTTAATACGCAATTAGTCAATGCCACATTGATGAATATTGCCGATAATCCCACCAATGTCCAGCTTCCCGGTAGCTACGATAGTGAACCATTGCCTCGGGTGCCCATTATTGTGACGGGCAATGACTTTGGGACCCTGTATGCCCCCTTAGTTCGCGATGGACGCATGGACAAATTCTATTGGGAACCCAATCGAGAGGACCGATTAGAAATTGTCAATGGAATTTTTACACCGGATGGACTAAACCGTCAACAAATTGAACAACTGGTGTCTAAATTTGAAGGCCAATCCATTGACTTTTTTAGTGCCTTACGAGCCAGTATTTACGATGAGCAAATTTTGGCATTTATTGAACAAACTGGCTTTGATAAAATTGGCCTAAAAGTTGCCAACAGTACGGAAAAGCATAGCTTTATTAAACCCGATTTTCGCCTGGAACACCTGATAGAAAAAGGGGAACAAATGGTGAAAGAACAGCAACATATTCAAGAGTTGCGATTGGTTGCTGCTTATAACCGTTCTTTGGCAGAAAGTCACACCGCACAACGCTATGGGTTTATGCCGGGACAACCCCCTGCCTCGGGGAATGGCATCCGTCAGGAAAATTCGGGTTTTAATGCTCAACCCACTGCATCCAACGGTTCTCCCTCGGTGGAAGTGTCTCGTCTTCAAAATCCACCTCAATCCGCTACTGCTACCTTAGACTTGGATGCAGTGAAACAAATCCGACAGTTAGTATCACAAGGTTATCCGATTGGCATTGAGCACGTCGATCGCCGTCGGTTTAGAACGGGGTCCTGGCAAAGTTGCGGATGCATTCAAACGGGGAATGAATCCGAGGCGATCGCCTCCTTAGAATCCTGTTTAGCAAACTATGCCGGGGAATATGTTCGCCTCTTTGGAATTGATGCAAATAAGCGCCGAGTCATGGAAACCATCATCCAACGTCCTGATTAG
- a CDS encoding permease, translated as MEKFMQVSPFWKEQWKPLSVIVAVFLLCFYLPIEALQQSERLRNSVWEALYLVRWYAQEHILLCLIPSFFIAGAIAVFISEDGVMKYLGAEANPILAYGVASISGTILAVCSCTVLPLFAGIYRMGAGLGPAVAFLYSGPAINILAIILTARILGLPLGIARAIGAILFSIVIGLTMQWIFRHEPPQNIQAKTLLSDAESIRPLWQTALFFAVLVGILVFANWAQPDTNQGIWAAIYGVKWWITSLLGLALAGIAIAWFHLNPGKVTLIVVITAILSWQFSSQPLIPFSFAVVGLSWLTSTNKEEAGEWFELSWDYAKQILPLLLFGVLIAGALLGRPDHEALIPSEWVVQAVGGNSLFANFFAAIAGAFMYFATLTEVPILQGLIGNGMGQGPALALLLAGPALSLPNMLVIRSIIGTQKTIVFVTLVVVMATLSGIIYGSFFGMN; from the coding sequence ATGGAAAAATTCATGCAAGTTTCACCGTTTTGGAAAGAACAGTGGAAGCCACTGTCCGTAATTGTTGCGGTTTTTTTACTTTGCTTTTATCTACCGATTGAAGCCTTGCAGCAGTCAGAACGGCTGCGGAATTCAGTTTGGGAAGCACTGTATTTGGTCCGATGGTATGCTCAAGAACACATTTTGTTATGCTTGATTCCCTCGTTTTTTATTGCCGGGGCCATTGCTGTTTTTATCAGCGAAGATGGGGTGATGAAATATCTCGGGGCCGAGGCAAATCCGATTCTTGCTTATGGTGTGGCTTCGATATCCGGTACAATTTTAGCCGTTTGTTCCTGTACGGTGTTGCCTTTATTTGCGGGAATTTATCGGATGGGGGCGGGTTTGGGTCCGGCAGTCGCCTTTTTGTATTCGGGTCCAGCAATTAATATCCTCGCTATCATCCTCACTGCCCGAATTTTAGGGTTACCACTGGGAATTGCCCGGGCAATCGGCGCGATTTTATTCAGTATTGTGATTGGCTTAACGATGCAGTGGATTTTCCGTCATGAACCCCCCCAAAACATTCAGGCTAAAACTCTATTATCAGACGCAGAAAGCATTCGTCCCCTCTGGCAAACTGCCCTATTTTTTGCGGTTCTCGTGGGGATTTTGGTCTTTGCCAATTGGGCGCAACCGGATACCAATCAGGGGATTTGGGCGGCAATTTATGGGGTAAAATGGTGGATTACTAGCCTGTTGGGTTTGGCTTTAGCGGGAATTGCGATCGCCTGGTTTCATCTCAATCCCGGTAAGGTGACTTTAATTGTGGTGATTACCGCCATTCTCTCTTGGCAATTCTCCAGCCAACCGCTGATTCCCTTCTCCTTTGCAGTTGTCGGGTTGTCTTGGTTAACCAGTACCAATAAAGAGGAAGCGGGGGAATGGTTTGAATTGTCTTGGGATTATGCGAAACAAATTTTACCCCTATTATTATTTGGGGTGTTAATTGCCGGGGCGTTATTAGGGCGTCCGGATCATGAAGCCTTGATTCCCTCAGAATGGGTAGTGCAGGCGGTGGGTGGAAATTCTCTCTTTGCCAACTTTTTTGCTGCGATCGCTGGTGCATTCATGTACTTTGCCACCTTAACCGAAGTGCCGATTTTACAAGGATTAATCGGCAATGGCATGGGTCAAGGTCCAGCTTTAGCGTTATTGTTAGCAGGACCGGCTTTATCCTTGCCCAATATGTTGGTAATTCGCAGCATTATCGGAACCCAAAAAACCATTGTATTTGTGACCTTAGTGGTAGTCATGGCAACCCTAAGTGGAATTATTTACGGGTCATTTTTTGGAATGAATTAG
- a CDS encoding sulfotransferase domain-containing protein gives MPDFLIIGTQKGGTTSLYNYLIQHPQILPASQKEVHFFDLKFHHGIDWYRQQFPPRESNPLMLTGEASPYYLFHPLVPHRVKELFPQVKLIVLLRNPVERAWSHYNHEVRWGFETLSFAEAIAQEPARLAGEVEKMWDDPNYYSYNHQHYTYLSRGMYGNQLKSWMELFPKEQFLIRSSEAFYANPAAILSETLAFLGLPLMEIADYPKYNAGEYATLPEGLQSTLNQYFQPHNQHLLDEFSLNFSWD, from the coding sequence ATGCCAGATTTTCTGATTATCGGAACCCAAAAAGGAGGGACAACCTCTCTCTATAATTACTTAATTCAACATCCCCAAATTCTTCCCGCTTCTCAAAAAGAAGTGCATTTTTTTGACCTCAAGTTTCATCACGGAATCGACTGGTATCGCCAACAATTTCCTCCCCGAGAATCGAACCCCTTGATGCTGACGGGAGAAGCGAGTCCTTATTATCTATTTCATCCCTTAGTTCCCCACCGGGTTAAGGAGTTATTTCCCCAGGTTAAGCTGATTGTGTTGCTCAGAAATCCAGTAGAGAGGGCCTGGTCTCATTATAATCATGAAGTGCGCTGGGGATTTGAAACCCTGTCTTTTGCGGAGGCGATCGCCCAAGAACCCGCAAGACTCGCCGGGGAAGTGGAAAAAATGTGGGATGACCCCAACTATTATAGTTACAATCATCAACATTACACTTATTTATCCCGGGGAATGTATGGGAATCAACTCAAAAGTTGGATGGAACTTTTCCCTAAAGAGCAATTCTTAATTCGTTCAAGCGAAGCCTTTTATGCCAATCCTGCGGCCATCCTCTCTGAAACTTTGGCATTTTTAGGGTTACCCCTGATGGAAATTGCGGACTATCCCAAATACAATGCGGGAGAATATGCTACCCTGCCGGAGGGACTCCAATCCACCTTGAATCAATATTTTCAGCCGCACAACCAGCATCTTTTGGATGAATTTTCCTTGAATTTTTCTTGGGATTAA
- the bicA gene encoding bicarbonate transporter BicA yields the protein MQITNTIHFRNLKGDLFGGLTAAVVALPMALAFGIASGAGASAGLWGAILVGFFAAVFGGTPSLISEPTGPMTVIITAVIAELVANNPDNGLAMAFTVVMMGGIFQILFGVLRLGKYITMLPYNVISGFMTGIGVILIFLQIAPFIGQQTPKGGVIGVIQNFPTLIANINPWETVLGIITLTILFLYPPKLKRFMPPQLVALVIGTGIALIFFRGIDIRTIATIGEITPGLPTLQMPTFTADNLRLMFVNSMVLGIVGSIDCLLTCLVADSLTRTEHKSNKELIGQGVANLITGLCGGIAGSGATTATVVSIQAGGRTALAGISRALVLLIVVLWAAPLTSVIPLAVLAGIVLKVGINIIDWGFLQRVHKISWKAAGIVYSVVLLTVFVDLMVAVAVGVFIANILTIERLDELQSQSVKAITDADDQIVLTEEEKQILDLANGRVLLFHLSGPMIFGVAKAIAREHNAIGNYDVLIVDLGEVPILGVTSSLAIENAIQEALDAGRDVIVVGATGKVKRRLEKLGISGLIPGNHWMGDRLTALKEGLSMVREKQSVSYNELNQPFSPISDS from the coding sequence ATGCAGATCACCAATACCATCCATTTTCGTAATCTCAAAGGCGATCTATTTGGCGGATTAACCGCTGCGGTGGTGGCCTTGCCGATGGCCCTTGCTTTCGGGATTGCCTCCGGTGCAGGGGCCTCAGCCGGGTTATGGGGGGCGATATTAGTCGGCTTTTTCGCCGCTGTATTTGGGGGTACACCCAGCCTGATTTCTGAACCCACAGGACCGATGACGGTTATTATCACGGCTGTGATTGCTGAGTTAGTGGCCAATAACCCAGACAATGGTCTAGCAATGGCTTTTACCGTGGTAATGATGGGGGGGATTTTCCAAATTCTCTTTGGCGTATTGCGCTTAGGGAAGTATATTACCATGCTTCCTTATAACGTGATTTCCGGCTTTATGACGGGAATTGGGGTAATTCTAATTTTCCTGCAAATTGCTCCCTTTATCGGTCAACAAACCCCAAAAGGTGGAGTGATTGGTGTTATCCAGAATTTCCCGACTCTCATTGCCAATATTAATCCTTGGGAAACGGTTTTAGGAATAATAACTCTCACAATTCTATTTCTTTACCCGCCTAAACTGAAACGGTTTATGCCGCCGCAACTGGTAGCTTTAGTCATTGGAACGGGAATTGCTTTAATTTTCTTTCGCGGGATAGATATTCGGACAATTGCCACCATTGGAGAAATTACACCGGGGTTACCCACACTCCAGATGCCCACATTTACTGCGGACAATTTGCGGTTAATGTTCGTGAATTCGATGGTTTTGGGGATTGTAGGTTCGATTGATTGTCTGTTAACTTGTTTGGTTGCTGACAGCTTGACCCGGACTGAACATAAATCGAATAAAGAATTAATCGGTCAAGGAGTGGCAAATTTAATTACGGGGTTATGTGGTGGGATTGCCGGTTCTGGGGCAACCACGGCAACAGTCGTGAGTATCCAAGCAGGAGGACGCACAGCGTTAGCGGGAATTAGTCGCGCCTTAGTTCTGTTGATTGTGGTATTATGGGCTGCACCTTTAACCTCGGTCATTCCCCTGGCTGTGTTAGCCGGAATTGTTCTCAAAGTGGGGATTAATATTATTGATTGGGGTTTCCTCCAACGAGTTCATAAAATTTCCTGGAAGGCTGCCGGAATTGTTTATAGTGTGGTTCTTCTTACGGTTTTTGTGGATTTAATGGTGGCGGTGGCTGTCGGGGTATTTATCGCCAACATCTTGACAATTGAACGATTAGATGAACTGCAATCTCAATCAGTGAAAGCGATTACCGATGCCGATGACCAAATTGTGTTAACGGAGGAGGAAAAACAAATTTTAGATTTAGCAAATGGGCGGGTTTTACTGTTTCATTTGAGTGGGCCGATGATTTTTGGGGTGGCGAAAGCGATCGCCCGGGAACATAATGCGATCGGCAATTATGATGTGCTGATTGTGGATTTGGGTGAAGTGCCGATTTTAGGGGTGACTTCTTCCTTGGCGATTGAAAATGCGATTCAAGAGGCGCTTGATGCGGGACGGGATGTGATTGTTGTCGGTGCAACGGGTAAAGTGAAGCGACGCTTAGAAAAATTGGGAATTTCCGGGTTGATTCCCGGGAACCACTGGATGGGCGATCGCCTGACGGCCCTCAAGGAAGGATTGTCGATGGTTCGGGAGAAACAAAGCGTTAGCTATAATGAACTTAATCAACCCTTTTCACCCATTTCCGACTCCTAA
- a CDS encoding heavy metal-responsive transcriptional regulator, whose translation MFHIGEVSRRLGLNTQTLYFYERIGLIPSPQRTEAGYRLFSQADLDRLAFIVRAKSLGLTLDEIKEILALREGRSLTCQAVYDRLNQKVQGIEEKIRQLQGLRDELVPLADRCRANLDPLNTAKECTVLEAQEGPS comes from the coding sequence ATGTTCCACATTGGCGAAGTCTCTCGTCGTCTGGGACTCAATACCCAAACGCTTTACTTTTATGAACGCATTGGATTAATCCCTTCTCCGCAACGCACAGAGGCGGGTTATCGGCTGTTTTCTCAGGCGGATTTGGACCGTCTGGCGTTTATTGTGCGTGCGAAATCCTTGGGGTTAACCCTGGATGAAATTAAGGAAATTTTGGCTTTAAGAGAGGGCCGATCGCTCACTTGTCAAGCGGTTTATGACCGACTCAACCAGAAAGTTCAGGGGATTGAGGAGAAAATTCGCCAGTTGCAAGGGTTGCGGGATGAACTGGTCCCTCTAGCCGATCGCTGTCGCGCCAATCTGGATCCGCTGAATACCGCCAAGGAATGTACGGTCCTGGAAGCGCAAGAGGGACCATCCTGA
- a CDS encoding class I SAM-dependent methyltransferase produces the protein MLSNSEVYDTAMEKTNHGIDYEGTWDAYAEVWQKLHPELDRIGDEWIGQGAGAASTLAEYETLIEQRFIQPYIGQEHQVLEIGVGGGKTGALLLKHCKTLICADISSKMLEATRSHLGEERVSYLKLDGLTLKAIAPHSVDICFCYDTMVHLEPRDIFNYLTQIPALLQGDRLCVFHHTNILSELGWQKFLSEWHLNLLGQRHGSAFSVMSDRIMEKFLTHLNYEILVKDTQSVPRDCVWVCKAPEV, from the coding sequence ATGTTGTCTAATTCGGAGGTGTACGACACCGCAATGGAAAAGACCAATCACGGCATTGACTATGAAGGGACCTGGGATGCTTACGCCGAGGTCTGGCAAAAGTTGCATCCCGAACTCGATCGCATTGGCGATGAATGGATTGGACAAGGGGCGGGGGCTGCCAGTACCCTAGCGGAATATGAAACCCTGATTGAACAGCGCTTCATTCAGCCTTATATCGGGCAGGAACATCAGGTTTTAGAAATCGGTGTGGGGGGTGGCAAAACTGGGGCATTGTTGCTGAAACACTGCAAAACGCTCATTTGTGCGGACATTTCTAGTAAAATGCTAGAGGCCACGCGATCGCACCTTGGGGAGGAGCGCGTCAGCTATCTCAAACTCGATGGACTGACTCTCAAGGCGATCGCACCCCATTCTGTTGATATCTGTTTCTGTTACGATACGATGGTGCATTTGGAACCTCGCGATATCTTCAATTATTTGACACAAATTCCGGCCTTACTGCAAGGCGATCGCCTTTGTGTCTTTCACCATACCAACATTCTCAGCGAATTAGGTTGGCAGAAGTTTTTGAGTGAATGGCATCTTAATTTACTGGGTCAACGTCACGGTTCGGCCTTCTCGGTAATGAGCGATCGCATCATGGAAAAATTTCTCACCCATCTCAATTATGAAATTCTAGTCAAAGACACTCAGTCGGTTCCCCGAGATTGCGTTTGGGTCTGCAAAGCCCCAGAAGTTTAA
- a CDS encoding beta-lactamase hydrolase domain-containing protein encodes MFKTITDTLAIGSNEDVQSLENLAATGYKTVIDLCPAAEGTQLDQETVKGVGLAYLSVPVSMQTLNDETFNAFKTALQTAEKPVYTRCASGLRAGVFTLLNLGQKEGWTKAEYLQQREALEIPQKPNCPLATFAESYFQ; translated from the coding sequence ATGTTTAAAACAATTACCGATACCCTCGCCATTGGTTCCAATGAGGATGTTCAATCCTTAGAAAATCTGGCCGCCACCGGCTATAAAACCGTGATTGATTTATGTCCCGCAGCGGAAGGAACCCAACTGGATCAGGAAACCGTGAAGGGCGTGGGATTGGCATATCTGAGCGTTCCCGTCTCCATGCAAACCCTGAATGATGAAACATTTAACGCCTTTAAAACTGCACTTCAGACGGCGGAAAAACCCGTCTATACCCGATGTGCTTCTGGCCTACGGGCGGGGGTCTTTACTCTACTCAATCTAGGGCAAAAAGAAGGTTGGACGAAGGCCGAATATTTACAGCAACGGGAAGCGTTAGAAATTCCTCAAAAACCCAATTGTCCCCTCGCTACTTTTGCTGAAAGTTATTTTCAGTAA
- the prfC gene encoding peptide chain release factor 3 produces the protein MQLEIQPEQTQSNSPDDRLNWEVNRRRNFAIISHPDAGKTTLTEKLLLYGGAIQEAGAVKAKRAQRSATSDWMAMEQQRGISITSTVLQFQYQQHLLNLLDTPGHQDFSEDTYRTLAAADNAVMLIDAAKGLETQTRKLFEVCRMRQLPIFTFINKLDRPSLSPLELIDEIEQELGLSTYVVNWPIGTGDRFRGVVDRRQQKIHLFEKSASHGSKKATDTVIPIGDPRLKSLIEPELYQQLQEDLELLDGVSPELDLEAIHQGQLTPVFFGSAMNNFGVELFLEAFLDYAIAPAPHDSDQGEIPPTYPEFSGFVFKLQANMDPKHRDRVAFLRVCSGQFEKDMVVTHTRTGKTIRLSRPQKLFAQDRETVEVAYAGDVVGLNNPGSFAIGDTVCMGKPIRYPEIPSFSPELFAFLKNADPTKYKNFNKGVSELQEEGAVQILNSTDESKRDPILAAVGQLQFEVVQFRLINEYGVETRLEILPYSVARWVVGGWETLEKVGRLFNTFIAKDRWDRPVLLFNNQWNLDQNLADHPELKVSPIALPPS, from the coding sequence ATGCAACTAGAGATCCAACCTGAACAAACACAGAGTAATTCACCAGACGATCGCCTCAATTGGGAAGTGAATCGTCGCCGAAATTTTGCCATCATTTCTCACCCCGATGCTGGTAAAACCACCCTTACGGAAAAACTCTTGCTGTATGGAGGGGCAATCCAAGAAGCAGGGGCGGTTAAAGCAAAACGGGCGCAACGTAGCGCGACGTCAGACTGGATGGCAATGGAACAACAGCGGGGAATTTCGATTACCTCCACGGTTCTGCAATTCCAGTATCAACAACACTTGCTGAACCTGTTGGATACCCCCGGACACCAAGATTTTAGTGAAGATACTTATCGGACTTTGGCAGCAGCAGATAATGCGGTGATGCTGATTGATGCCGCGAAAGGATTAGAGACTCAAACTCGGAAACTGTTTGAAGTCTGCCGGATGCGGCAACTGCCGATTTTTACCTTCATTAATAAACTCGATCGCCCGAGTTTATCGCCTCTGGAGTTGATTGATGAAATTGAGCAGGAATTAGGGTTAAGCACCTATGTAGTGAATTGGCCGATCGGGACAGGCGATCGCTTCCGGGGTGTGGTCGATCGCCGTCAGCAAAAAATTCACCTGTTTGAAAAAAGTGCCTCTCACGGTAGCAAGAAAGCGACGGATACAGTTATTCCCATCGGTGACCCTCGCCTAAAATCCTTGATAGAACCGGAGTTGTATCAACAGCTTCAAGAGGATTTAGAATTGCTGGATGGAGTCAGTCCGGAACTGGATTTAGAGGCGATTCATCAAGGGCAATTAACGCCGGTGTTCTTTGGTAGTGCAATGAATAACTTTGGGGTGGAGTTATTTTTGGAGGCGTTTTTAGACTATGCGATCGCCCCGGCCCCCCATGATAGCGACCAGGGAGAAATTCCCCCAACTTATCCAGAATTTTCTGGATTTGTGTTCAAATTGCAGGCGAATATGGACCCGAAACATCGCGATCGGGTCGCCTTTTTGCGGGTCTGTTCCGGTCAATTTGAAAAAGACATGGTTGTGACCCATACGCGCACTGGCAAGACCATTCGCCTCTCTCGTCCGCAGAAATTATTTGCCCAGGACCGGGAAACTGTAGAAGTTGCCTACGCTGGGGATGTGGTGGGATTAAATAACCCAGGGAGTTTTGCGATCGGGGACACGGTTTGCATGGGAAAACCCATTCGCTATCCGGAAATCCCCTCCTTCTCCCCAGAACTATTTGCTTTCCTGAAAAATGCTGACCCGACGAAGTATAAAAACTTCAACAAAGGCGTCTCAGAATTGCAAGAAGAAGGGGCAGTGCAAATCCTCAACTCCACCGATGAAAGTAAACGCGACCCCATTTTAGCCGCCGTTGGACAACTCCAGTTTGAAGTCGTCCAATTCCGGTTAATCAATGAATATGGCGTAGAAACCCGCCTGGAAATCTTACCCTATTCCGTCGCCCGTTGGGTGGTCGGAGGTTGGGAAACCTTGGAAAAAGTCGGTCGCCTGTTTAATACTTTTATTGCCAAAGACCGCTGGGACCGTCCTGTTTTATTGTTCAATAATCAATGGAACTTGGACCAAAACTTGGCCGACCATCCCGAACTCAAAGTCAGCCCGATCGCCCTTCCTCCCTCCTAA
- a CDS encoding thioredoxin family protein, which yields MSVIKVEVLGTGCKKCQQLEANAKEAIATLNLEAEVLHITDPMQIAERGVMKTPALMVNDTLVSQGKVATSEQIQPYLMG from the coding sequence ATGAGTGTTATCAAAGTAGAAGTGTTAGGAACGGGTTGTAAGAAGTGTCAGCAATTGGAAGCGAATGCCAAAGAGGCGATCGCCACCCTGAACCTAGAGGCGGAAGTCCTCCATATTACGGACCCGATGCAAATTGCTGAACGCGGAGTGATGAAAACTCCAGCCTTGATGGTTAATGACACCCTCGTGAGTCAGGGGAAAGTTGCCACCTCCGAACAAATTCAACCCTATCTGATGGGTTAA
- a CDS encoding universal stress protein, whose protein sequence is MKKILICTDGSPFAETSYRYGAYFAKKLAAEIDVLCVTDIRSQQAVSTGNFSGSIGIDASENLLNRLVELEHEKAKINHQRAKLILQTAASRLKSEGIDRINLIHKTGFLVDCLDEFEASSDLIVLGKRGEAASFASSHLGANLERIVRSSRKPCLVVPLEYQPIDRVLLAYDGSLTGQKMLQFLRESPLFKGVDLHVVKVAKSKDSPTANPRLQEAEQALQGSGFNPVICRLEGEPEKAIASYITEQNISLLLMGAYGHSRIRNLVIGSTTAQMLRSSNIPVLLFR, encoded by the coding sequence ATGAAAAAGATTTTGATTTGCACCGATGGATCGCCCTTTGCGGAAACTAGCTATCGGTATGGCGCTTATTTTGCCAAAAAACTAGCAGCGGAAATTGATGTATTGTGCGTGACCGATATTCGCAGTCAACAGGCGGTTTCGACCGGAAACTTTAGTGGAAGTATTGGGATTGATGCTTCGGAAAATTTGCTGAATCGCTTGGTGGAGTTGGAACATGAAAAAGCCAAAATTAACCACCAACGGGCCAAGCTGATTTTACAAACCGCTGCGAGTCGTCTCAAATCGGAAGGAATCGATCGCATCAACCTGATCCATAAAACCGGCTTTTTGGTGGATTGCTTGGATGAGTTTGAGGCAAGTTCTGATTTAATTGTACTAGGGAAACGAGGTGAAGCGGCGAGTTTTGCTTCGAGTCACTTAGGGGCTAATTTAGAACGGATTGTCCGCAGTAGCCGGAAGCCTTGCCTGGTTGTCCCCCTGGAATATCAACCGATTGACCGGGTATTGTTAGCCTATGATGGCAGTCTCACCGGGCAGAAAATGTTGCAATTTCTTCGGGAATCCCCTTTATTTAAGGGGGTGGATCTTCATGTGGTGAAGGTGGCTAAAAGTAAGGACAGTCCCACTGCCAATCCTCGATTGCAGGAAGCAGAACAAGCCTTGCAAGGGTCTGGATTTAACCCGGTGATTTGCCGTTTAGAAGGGGAACCGGAAAAGGCGATCGCCTCCTATATTACTGAACAAAATATTAGCTTGTTACTCATGGGTGCCTATGGTCATAGTCGGATTCGTAATTTAGTCATTGGCAGTACCACTGCCCAAATGTTGAGAAGTAGCAATATTCCCGTCTTGTTATTTCGTTAG
- a CDS encoding glycosyltransferase family 4 protein: MQILFLHPNFPAQFRHLATVLGSNPNNTVVFGTKNERPEWVIPGVKKALFSPSRDPHPGTHHYVRPLESAVIYGQAVYRMAEQLKTQGFVPDVIYGHSGWGPTTFAKDIYPETPLMCYFEWYYHAYGSDANFDPNDPLNADDVARIRVKNAPILIDLASCDWGVSPTYWQRSQFPPEFHSKISVVHDGVDTEYFKPEPGAKLVLPNLDLSHVDELVTYVARGMEPYRGFPEFIEAVGYIQERRPNCHVVVVGSDRVCYGKSLPNGETYKDHMLKKVPLDLTRVHFVGSLPYGLYLKVIQASDVHIYLTRPFVLSWSMIESMSTGCLVLGSDTQPVREVITDGENGLLVDFFSPKQIASRVDEVFNHPTRMAEIRKKARETAIERYAMPTLLKRHIQLIEDVASGVLNNKSFTV, translated from the coding sequence ATGCAAATTCTCTTTCTGCACCCTAACTTTCCCGCCCAGTTTCGTCATTTAGCCACCGTATTAGGCAGCAATCCTAACAATACAGTCGTTTTTGGCACCAAAAATGAACGCCCGGAATGGGTGATTCCTGGGGTCAAAAAAGCCTTGTTTTCCCCCAGCCGCGACCCCCATCCTGGCACTCATCATTATGTCCGTCCCCTAGAAAGTGCCGTGATTTATGGACAAGCGGTTTATCGCATGGCGGAACAACTCAAAACCCAAGGATTTGTCCCCGATGTAATTTATGGTCATTCCGGTTGGGGTCCGACGACATTTGCCAAGGATATCTATCCCGAAACCCCGTTAATGTGTTACTTTGAATGGTATTATCATGCCTACGGTTCCGATGCCAACTTTGACCCCAACGACCCCTTAAATGCGGATGATGTGGCTCGAATTCGCGTCAAAAACGCACCCATTTTAATCGATTTAGCCTCTTGCGATTGGGGCGTTTCTCCGACTTATTGGCAGCGATCGCAATTTCCCCCGGAATTTCATAGTAAAATCTCCGTCGTTCATGATGGCGTCGATACCGAGTATTTCAAACCCGAACCCGGGGCAAAATTAGTCCTCCCCAACCTAGATTTATCCCATGTAGATGAACTCGTGACTTATGTCGCCCGAGGCATGGAACCTTATCGCGGATTTCCAGAATTTATCGAAGCAGTGGGTTATATTCAGGAACGCCGTCCCAATTGTCATGTCGTCGTCGTCGGTTCCGATCGCGTTTGCTACGGCAAATCCCTCCCCAATGGGGAAACCTACAAAGACCATATGCTCAAAAAAGTCCCCCTCGATTTAACCCGGGTTCACTTTGTCGGTTCTTTGCCTTATGGATTATACTTAAAAGTCATTCAAGCATCGGACGTCCATATTTATCTCACGCGACCCTTTGTGTTATCTTGGTCCATGATTGAATCGATGTCCACAGGTTGCTTAGTCTTGGGGTCTGACACTCAACCCGTCCGAGAAGTGATCACCGATGGGGAAAATGGATTACTCGTAGACTTTTTCTCACCCAAACAAATAGCCAGTCGCGTGGATGAAGTATTCAATCATCCGACTCGTATGGCAGAGATTCGTAAAAAAGCCCGAGAAACGGCGATCGAACGGTATGCCATGCCAACCTTACTCAAGCGCCATATTCAACTCATTGAAGATGTGGCTAGTGGTGTTTTAAATAACAAAAGTTTCACCGTTTAA